From a region of the Chitinophaga caseinilytica genome:
- a CDS encoding YdeI/OmpD-associated family protein → MPPIPLVDNIYRLEKFAGKGGWTYAFIPEAHPDPGVAFGWVRVRGTIDGHDLGLTRLMPMGQGRLFLPVKTAIQKKIGKKAGDEVRITLYRDTLPVMVPEALQACLDDEPAALEAFRALPEERQKTIVTFVNAAESTGLQTKRILETIDLLIYPKKKP, encoded by the coding sequence ATGCCCCCTATCCCGCTCGTCGACAATATTTACAGACTGGAAAAATTCGCCGGAAAAGGAGGATGGACGTACGCTTTCATCCCCGAAGCCCACCCCGACCCCGGCGTCGCCTTCGGCTGGGTCCGCGTGCGGGGCACCATCGACGGGCACGACCTCGGCCTCACCCGGCTGATGCCCATGGGCCAGGGTCGCCTTTTCCTCCCCGTAAAAACCGCCATCCAAAAAAAGATCGGAAAAAAGGCGGGCGACGAAGTACGTATCACACTTTACAGGGACACATTGCCCGTGATGGTCCCCGAAGCCCTGCAAGCCTGCCTGGACGACGAGCCCGCGGCACTGGAAGCTTTCCGGGCGCTGCCGGAAGAACGGCAGAAAACGATCGTTACCTTCGTGAACGCGGCCGAAAGCACGGGCCTGCAAACCAAACGGATTCTGGAAACCATCGATTTGCTCATATATCCCAAAAAGAAACCATGA
- a CDS encoding FecR family protein: MDKNTFILLTDRYLDGTATEAEKRLVDAYCDRLEQIPVAELTREEEDALEVLMYARIMGKVHQRPVRRSLYKYAAAAAMVLAAGAAFFLLRPANKPVAPLAREVRFKNDISPAGNKPTLTLADGSVVALDDSSNNGIAAQGGTHILQSSEGALEYQPGAAAETPVFNTLTTPAGCQFRLILADGSKVWLNAASSIRFPTAFRGEDRIVELEGEAYLEVSKDAAHPFRVITRGMTVHVLGTHFNINAYKDEPVVRTSLLEGAVRVAGNGQSEVLSPGQQAQVGQNGKMYVADGVDMRAVTAWKDGRFNFSGEPITEVMREVQRWYGAEIIYEGEVKHHFVGSIPRNLPVSRVLEMLEMTGRVRFEIDGKKITVRP; the protein is encoded by the coding sequence ATGGACAAAAACACTTTCATTCTGTTGACCGACCGCTACCTGGACGGTACCGCTACCGAGGCTGAGAAACGCCTTGTAGACGCGTATTGCGACCGCCTGGAGCAAATTCCCGTCGCGGAGCTGACGCGGGAAGAGGAAGACGCGCTGGAAGTGCTGATGTACGCCCGGATCATGGGAAAGGTACACCAGCGCCCCGTTCGCCGCTCCTTATACAAATACGCCGCAGCAGCCGCCATGGTGCTGGCTGCCGGAGCGGCCTTTTTCCTCCTGCGGCCTGCGAACAAGCCCGTGGCGCCCCTGGCCAGGGAAGTCCGTTTCAAGAACGACATTTCCCCCGCCGGAAACAAGCCCACGCTCACGCTGGCAGATGGCTCCGTTGTTGCCCTGGACGATTCCAGTAACAACGGCATCGCCGCCCAGGGAGGCACCCACATCCTGCAATCTTCCGAAGGCGCGCTCGAGTACCAGCCGGGCGCCGCGGCAGAAACTCCGGTATTCAATACCCTGACCACGCCGGCAGGCTGCCAGTTCCGCCTGATCCTGGCAGACGGCAGCAAGGTATGGTTGAACGCCGCCTCTTCGATCCGCTTCCCGACGGCATTCCGGGGAGAAGACCGTATCGTGGAGCTGGAGGGAGAAGCCTATCTCGAAGTCAGCAAGGATGCCGCCCATCCTTTCCGCGTGATCACCCGGGGGATGACGGTCCACGTACTGGGTACGCATTTTAATATCAATGCCTATAAAGACGAGCCCGTGGTCCGCACATCGCTGCTGGAAGGCGCCGTGCGCGTGGCCGGGAACGGACAGAGCGAGGTGCTCAGCCCGGGCCAGCAGGCGCAGGTCGGCCAGAACGGGAAAATGTACGTAGCCGATGGGGTAGACATGCGCGCCGTTACCGCCTGGAAAGACGGGCGGTTCAATTTCAGCGGGGAGCCCATTACCGAAGTGATGCGCGAAGTACAGCGCTGGTATGGTGCCGAAATAATATATGAGGGAGAAGTGAAACACCATTTCGTAGGCTCGATCCCGCGGAACCTGCCCGTATCAAGGGTTTTGGAGATGCTGGAAATGACCGGGCGAGTGCGTTTCGAAATAGACGGGAAAAAGATCACCGTAAGACCGTAG